One genomic region from Rhizomicrobium palustre encodes:
- the ccmI gene encoding c-type cytochrome biogenesis protein CcmI produces MLWALFALLCLAVLAILIVPVLKGNMDARPRVEYDIVVYRNQLAEIDSEVEEGLLSAEQADAARAEVHRRMLAAEDAELSQPLGFFSAGNRYTRIGAAIAIAILIPAGAFAFYAKIGSPNLPGKPYMWRIHNDPEFATASTADKLAAMVAATPSADGYAQLGRTYFAAREYEQAAAAYRKAIELGANDAVAMSEFGEAVVMVNGGAVVPEAMLAFAKAVSLEPKSERSRFYLGLAEAQIGNTREAVGIWKDLEKSSDPSAPWLPMLREHIAAFAKQGGFDPASVPASPPDVKAMGAALSAMNKAMQMAPATNAPKLATTPAAPAAPASGAASSGVASGMGSPATSPAHDPMVIEMVKRLADRMEKSPSDVAGWQRLAHAYVVIGEPAKAKEAAKRAVRLKPDDISVQLSLAEAQRAASPNEELPMDFVGTMRQVLKLDPNNGHALYVVGLAEAKAGRNDQAKALWTKALSTAKPGDPMEGELKSRLKELDGKK; encoded by the coding sequence ATGCTCTGGGCCCTCTTTGCACTTCTTTGTCTGGCCGTTTTGGCGATCCTGATTGTGCCCGTGTTGAAGGGCAATATGGATGCCCGCCCGCGCGTCGAATACGACATCGTGGTTTATCGTAACCAGCTCGCCGAGATCGACAGCGAAGTCGAAGAAGGTCTGCTCTCTGCGGAACAGGCTGATGCCGCGCGCGCCGAAGTGCATCGCCGCATGCTTGCGGCCGAAGATGCAGAACTCAGCCAGCCGCTTGGCTTTTTCAGCGCCGGCAATCGTTACACCCGCATTGGTGCGGCCATCGCCATCGCCATTCTGATCCCGGCGGGCGCTTTTGCTTTCTATGCCAAGATCGGTTCGCCCAACTTGCCGGGCAAGCCTTATATGTGGCGTATCCATAACGATCCGGAATTCGCCACCGCTTCCACCGCCGACAAGCTCGCCGCCATGGTTGCGGCCACGCCCAGCGCCGATGGCTATGCCCAGCTTGGCCGCACCTATTTTGCCGCCCGCGAATATGAGCAGGCCGCCGCCGCCTATCGCAAAGCCATCGAGCTTGGCGCCAATGATGCTGTCGCCATGTCCGAATTCGGCGAGGCGGTGGTGATGGTCAATGGCGGTGCCGTGGTGCCGGAAGCCATGCTCGCTTTCGCCAAAGCCGTGTCGCTGGAGCCCAAGAGCGAGCGTTCGCGCTTCTATCTTGGTCTTGCCGAAGCGCAGATCGGCAACACGCGCGAAGCTGTCGGCATCTGGAAAGATCTTGAGAAGTCGAGCGATCCCTCCGCCCCCTGGTTGCCGATGCTGCGCGAGCATATCGCGGCGTTTGCCAAGCAGGGTGGTTTCGATCCCGCCAGCGTTCCGGCCAGCCCGCCGGATGTGAAGGCGATGGGCGCGGCCCTTTCGGCCATGAACAAGGCGATGCAGATGGCGCCAGCCACGAATGCGCCGAAGCTTGCCACCACGCCCGCCGCCCCAGCTGCTCCGGCGTCTGGTGCTGCGTCCTCTGGTGTCGCTTCCGGCATGGGCAGCCCCGCCACCTCACCTGCGCATGATCCGATGGTGATCGAGATGGTGAAGCGCCTTGCCGACCGGATGGAGAAATCGCCGTCCGACGTCGCGGGCTGGCAGCGTCTCGCCCATGCCTATGTCGTGATCGGCGAACCGGCCAAGGCAAAAGAAGCGGCCAAGCGCGCGGTGCGTTTGAAGCCCGATGATATCAGCGTGCAGCTCAGCCTCGCCGAAGCCCAGCGCGCCGCGTCGCCCAATGAAGAGCTGCCGATGGATTTCGTCGGCACCATGCGCCAGGTCTTAAAGCTCGATCCCAATAACGGCCACGCGCTCTATGTCGTCGGCCTCGCCGAAGCCAAGGCTGGCCGCAACGACCAAGCCAAAGCCCTTTGGACCAAAGCGCTTTCCACCGCCAAGCCGGGCGATCCCATGGAAGGCGAACTCAAATCCCGCCTGAAGGAGTTGGACGGGAAGAAGTAA
- a CDS encoding cytochrome c-type biogenesis protein, with product MTKPFAKFFTGTLLAASLFASTAYAIRPEELLADPKLEARARAISKELRCVVCQNESIDDSNADIAHDLRVIVRQRIMAGDTDEQVKAYLVARYGNYVLLKPPFDPETYLLWFGPFFLLLCAGGIAVLYIRGVNKSVPAAPLSTDEAQRLAALLDDGKRKED from the coding sequence ATGACGAAACCCTTCGCCAAATTCTTCACCGGAACGCTTCTTGCGGCTTCGCTCTTTGCGAGCACGGCCTATGCCATCCGCCCTGAAGAGCTGCTCGCCGATCCCAAGCTCGAGGCGCGCGCCCGCGCGATCTCGAAAGAGCTGCGCTGCGTCGTCTGTCAGAATGAATCGATCGACGATTCCAACGCCGACATCGCCCATGATTTGCGCGTGATCGTGCGCCAACGCATCATGGCGGGCGATACGGACGAGCAGGTCAAAGCCTATCTCGTGGCGCGTTATGGCAATTACGTGCTCTTGAAGCCGCCTTTCGATCCGGAAACCTATCTGCTCTGGTTCGGCCCGTTCTTTTTGCTCTTATGCGCGGGCGGCATTGCCGTCCTCTATATCCGCGGCGTGAACAAATCCGTTCCGGCAGCCCCGCTCTCCACTGATGAAGCCCAACGTCTCGCCGCTCTCTTGGACGACGGCAAGCGCAAGGAAGACTAA